The proteins below come from a single Pedobacter sp. MC2016-14 genomic window:
- a CDS encoding nuclear transport factor 2 family protein produces the protein MNKHNTYIPNFIKEWIAASNAFDTEKYLKFYLPEAILDDPSVGRKFKGHHGIKEYFDNYFIGYNTYTKQVELTIADEENAHLEVEFTGDFPEGKIGGTFDFKFKNNKIAFVKANLITK, from the coding sequence ATGAATAAACATAACACCTACATACCTAACTTTATTAAAGAGTGGATTGCAGCCAGTAATGCTTTCGATACCGAAAAATACCTTAAATTTTATTTGCCTGAAGCTATTTTAGATGATCCATCAGTAGGCAGGAAATTTAAAGGACATCATGGCATTAAGGAATATTTTGATAACTATTTTATTGGTTACAATACCTATACCAAACAAGTTGAACTAACGATAGCGGATGAAGAAAATGCACATCTGGAAGTGGAATTTACTGGTGATTTTCCCGAGGGAAAAATAGGCGGAACTTTCGACTTCAAATTCAAGAACAATAAAATAGCTTTTGTTAAAGCAAACCTAATCACTAAATAA
- a CDS encoding SDR family oxidoreductase, translating into MNKIALVVGSSGITGSNLAEMLIEQGWETYGLARNPNTENIFLKPVAADLLDQASLKAALENVKPNHVYITTWMRNDTEAENIRVNALMVRNLLEVLSEHKSVEHVALVTGLKHYLGPFEAYAKEGFLPETPLREEHPRLDLENFYYAQEDEVYAAAERDGFSWSIHRPHTVIGKAVGNAMNLGTTLAVYASICKENNRPFIWPGSSAQWNGLSDVTDAKVLAAQLIWASTTELARNQAFNIVNGDVFRWSRLWNRIATYFGVAAVGFEGAIHSLEQEMRNDGESWKAIAEKYQLKESDLGRLSSAWHTDLDLGRPIEVMTDMSKSRKMGFTIYQDTEDSFYRLFEQLRAEKLIP; encoded by the coding sequence ATGAATAAAATAGCTTTAGTAGTAGGATCTAGCGGGATCACCGGGAGTAATTTGGCTGAAATGTTGATTGAGCAGGGTTGGGAAACGTATGGTTTGGCGCGTAATCCAAATACAGAAAATATATTCTTGAAGCCTGTGGCGGCTGATCTTTTGGATCAGGCAAGCCTTAAAGCGGCACTGGAAAATGTGAAGCCAAACCATGTTTACATTACTACATGGATGCGAAATGATACGGAAGCGGAAAATATCAGGGTAAATGCTTTGATGGTCCGGAACCTGCTAGAAGTTTTATCTGAACATAAATCAGTAGAACATGTGGCACTGGTTACGGGACTGAAACATTATTTGGGCCCATTTGAGGCTTATGCAAAGGAAGGTTTTTTACCTGAAACTCCTTTAAGGGAAGAGCACCCAAGACTGGATCTTGAAAATTTCTATTATGCACAGGAGGACGAAGTTTATGCTGCTGCGGAGCGTGATGGTTTTAGCTGGAGTATCCACAGACCTCATACTGTAATTGGTAAGGCGGTTGGGAATGCCATGAACCTGGGGACAACGCTTGCAGTATATGCATCTATTTGCAAAGAAAATAACCGCCCGTTTATCTGGCCGGGTTCATCGGCGCAATGGAATGGCCTCTCTGATGTGACGGATGCTAAGGTTTTGGCGGCACAACTGATTTGGGCATCTACTACAGAGCTTGCCCGCAACCAGGCTTTTAATATAGTAAATGGAGATGTATTTCGCTGGAGCAGATTGTGGAATCGAATTGCAACTTACTTTGGTGTAGCCGCAGTTGGCTTTGAGGGTGCAATTCATTCGCTGGAGCAGGAAATGCGTAATGACGGGGAAAGCTGGAAAGCAATTGCTGAAAAGTACCAGTTGAAAGAAAGTGACCTGGGACGTCTTTCTTCTGCATGGCATACAGATCTTGACCTTGGAAGACCAATTGAGGTGATGACGGATATGTCGAAAAGCAGGAAAATGGGCTTTACCATCTATCAGGATACGGAAGATTCTTTTTACCGCCTGTTTGAGCAGTTGCGTGCGGAAAAGTTGATTCCTTAA
- a CDS encoding Crp/Fnr family transcriptional regulator produces the protein MIDVLFNHIQDKVSLTAADKETIQSFFTPKKLRKRQYLLQEGQVCKHLSFVAKGLLRTYNVDEKGLEHMSVFGWEGWWISDFNSFLSGDPAIFNIDAIEDSELLLISYDDYENLTLRVPIMDRYFRMLYQNSIVTKERRLMSSITHTAQEKYLKLAESNPEILERIPQNMIASYLGIAPETLSRIRKNLVAKK, from the coding sequence ATGATCGACGTACTCTTTAACCACATCCAGGATAAAGTTTCCCTAACAGCGGCCGATAAAGAAACCATACAAAGTTTTTTTACCCCTAAAAAATTGAGGAAGCGCCAATACCTGTTGCAGGAAGGTCAGGTCTGCAAACACCTCAGCTTTGTGGCTAAAGGACTACTTAGAACCTACAATGTAGATGAAAAGGGCCTGGAACACATGAGTGTTTTTGGTTGGGAAGGCTGGTGGATTTCAGATTTCAACAGTTTCCTCTCCGGCGATCCGGCCATTTTTAATATCGATGCCATTGAAGATTCAGAACTGCTACTGATCAGCTATGACGATTATGAAAACCTGACCCTCCGTGTACCCATCATGGACAGGTATTTCCGGATGCTCTACCAAAACAGCATCGTGACCAAAGAACGGCGTTTGATGAGTTCCATCACCCATACCGCACAAGAAAAGTACCTCAAACTTGCCGAATCAAATCCGGAAATCCTGGAACGAATCCCACAAAATATGATCGCTTCCTATTTAGGTATTGCACCCGAAACACTGAGCCGGATCAGGAAAAACCTGGTGGCAAAAAAATAA
- a CDS encoding transporter translates to MKKLIMSLALIFFSTVSSYACDICGCGVGSYYLGILPEFNKRFLGLRYQYKNLHTHLGPNGERTPITADENYQSTELWGGWNLGKRFRVLAFVPYNFNRRSNQEGNGTKNGLGDVAVMGYYKVFEQIGTVKDRLMIQSLWIGGGIKVPTGNYEPAERLAVQESPNNFQLGTASTDFTLTAAYDIRYNDMGLNANVSYKMNTENKYNYKYGNKFTSNVLAYYKFRVAKVLTIAPNTGILYETAKKDLEDKKYTVDVSGGYSLSAIAGLELAFKGMSLGTNYQNVRSQDLAGGRAYAGNRVMVHTSVSF, encoded by the coding sequence ATGAAGAAATTAATTATGAGCCTGGCCCTTATTTTTTTTAGTACGGTTTCCAGCTATGCCTGTGATATTTGTGGCTGTGGCGTGGGGAGTTACTACCTGGGGATTTTACCTGAATTTAATAAGCGGTTTTTAGGCCTGCGTTACCAATATAAAAACCTGCATACGCATCTTGGACCTAATGGTGAACGTACGCCAATTACTGCCGATGAAAATTATCAAAGTACAGAACTTTGGGGTGGATGGAACCTGGGCAAGCGCTTCCGGGTACTGGCTTTTGTGCCCTACAACTTTAACAGGCGAAGCAACCAGGAAGGCAATGGAACCAAAAACGGTTTGGGTGATGTTGCGGTTATGGGCTATTACAAGGTTTTTGAACAGATAGGCACGGTGAAAGATCGGCTGATGATCCAGTCGCTGTGGATTGGCGGGGGGATAAAAGTACCTACGGGAAACTATGAACCTGCAGAAAGACTGGCGGTACAGGAATCTCCAAACAACTTTCAGCTGGGTACCGCAAGTACAGACTTTACGCTGACTGCGGCATACGATATCAGGTACAACGATATGGGCCTTAACGCAAATGTGAGTTATAAAATGAATACGGAAAACAAGTACAATTACAAATACGGCAATAAATTTACCAGTAATGTATTGGCCTACTATAAATTCAGGGTGGCTAAAGTGCTGACGATTGCCCCTAATACCGGAATTTTATATGAAACAGCTAAAAAGGACCTGGAGGATAAAAAATATACGGTTGATGTATCTGGTGGTTATTCTTTATCGGCAATTGCTGGTCTAGAACTGGCGTTTAAAGGCATGTCTTTGGGCACAAATTATCAGAATGTGCGGTCGCAGGATCTTGCCGGGGGCAGGGCTTATGCGGGCAACCGTGTAATGGTGCATACTTCGGTCTCCTTTTAA
- a CDS encoding cytochrome-c peroxidase has protein sequence MMNRKHLLVFFALGLFILACKKDNGIQEEIESFLGFQKPANFPDPEYKFANNPVTKAGFELGRALFYEPRLSRDNTISCGSCHIQSSAFTQHGHDVSHGIDDRLGTRNSPPIMNLAWNKAFMWGGGVYDLDLQPIVPITTHEEMDENLENVMAKLRLLPKYTTFFKSAFGTEEINTARLMKSLSQFMLMCISSNAKYDKVMRKEGNAAFNAEEQAGYTLFKQKCASCHSEPLFTDGSFRNNGLSITAVNDQGLYTATLQATDRYKFKVPSLRNLKYTAPYMHDGRFLTLAAVLEHYHSEVQLTPNLDPLLTKNAQPGLVLSNDDRAKIAAFLSTLNDEEFIKNTLLSEQ, from the coding sequence ATGATGAATAGAAAACACCTGCTTGTCTTTTTTGCATTGGGCTTGTTTATCCTGGCCTGCAAAAAAGACAATGGGATCCAGGAAGAAATAGAGTCCTTTCTTGGTTTTCAGAAACCAGCTAATTTTCCTGATCCGGAATATAAGTTCGCCAATAATCCGGTTACCAAAGCCGGCTTTGAATTGGGCAGGGCCTTATTTTATGAACCACGGCTTTCGCGCGACAATACGATCAGCTGTGGTTCATGCCACATCCAATCTTCGGCATTTACGCAACATGGCCATGATGTAAGTCATGGCATTGACGACAGGCTGGGTACCCGAAATTCACCGCCCATCATGAACCTGGCCTGGAACAAAGCCTTTATGTGGGGCGGTGGGGTATATGATCTGGACCTGCAGCCCATTGTGCCCATCACGACGCATGAGGAAATGGACGAAAACCTGGAAAATGTGATGGCAAAGCTCCGGCTGCTGCCAAAGTATACGACCTTTTTTAAAAGTGCTTTTGGGACGGAAGAAATCAATACGGCAAGGTTGATGAAATCGCTATCGCAATTTATGCTCATGTGCATCAGCAGTAATGCTAAATATGACAAGGTGATGCGTAAGGAAGGGAATGCAGCTTTTAATGCGGAGGAGCAGGCTGGCTATACTTTATTTAAGCAAAAATGTGCTTCCTGTCATTCGGAACCTCTATTTACGGATGGTTCTTTCCGGAACAATGGCTTAAGCATTACTGCAGTGAACGATCAGGGGCTTTATACGGCTACGCTGCAGGCAACAGATCGGTATAAGTTTAAGGTTCCTTCTTTAAGGAATTTAAAGTATACAGCCCCCTATATGCACGATGGCCGGTTTTTAACATTGGCGGCAGTGCTGGAACATTACCATTCGGAAGTTCAGCTTACGCCCAATTTAGACCCTCTTTTAACCAAAAATGCGCAGCCCGGATTGGTTTTGAGCAATGACGACAGGGCAAAAATTGCCGCTTTTCTTTCCACACTGAATGATGAGGAATTCATCAAAAACACCTTACTCTCTGAACAATAA
- a CDS encoding MbnP family protein, giving the protein MTIKYKNIQLLLLVPLFILSACSKQDDPTPEFDENNLAPFSVEFDNIVGDRTLTLNNTTSLYTNLAGEKFSISMLQYFISNLKVSTADGKSYAVKQDSSYFLIQSSDKATRFAKVRVPEGDYTKLTFTIGVDSLRSTMPIDRRTGVLDPAAGGGMMDGGGMYWGWNAGYIFFKFEGNSPVISDDVNGDPTGKKQFKYHIGGFGGYSAPTINNIKTVTIDLNAAGIARVRKGRQSNVHLFVDAMKVFNGTNGFSIAAHPNAMFSEFSTKIAVNLTQMFSHDHTEN; this is encoded by the coding sequence ATGACCATAAAATATAAGAATATACAGCTTTTGCTACTTGTACCGCTCTTTATCCTTTCGGCTTGTTCTAAACAGGATGATCCTACGCCTGAATTTGATGAGAATAACCTGGCGCCTTTTTCGGTAGAATTTGACAACATTGTTGGGGACCGTACGCTTACTTTAAACAATACCACCAGTTTATACACCAATCTGGCCGGAGAAAAATTCTCCATCTCTATGCTGCAATATTTTATCAGTAATCTAAAAGTGTCGACTGCGGATGGTAAAAGTTATGCCGTAAAGCAGGACAGTAGTTATTTCTTGATTCAATCGTCAGATAAAGCAACCCGGTTTGCAAAAGTAAGGGTGCCTGAGGGTGACTACACCAAATTGACTTTCACAATTGGTGTGGACAGTTTGCGCAGTACAATGCCTATTGATAGAAGGACTGGGGTGCTGGATCCGGCCGCAGGCGGCGGCATGATGGATGGCGGAGGGATGTACTGGGGCTGGAATGCCGGGTATATCTTTTTTAAATTTGAAGGAAACTCGCCTGTCATTTCTGACGATGTGAATGGCGACCCAACGGGCAAAAAGCAGTTTAAATACCATATTGGTGGTTTCGGCGGATATTCGGCACCTACCATCAACAACATTAAAACGGTAACGATTGATTTAAACGCGGCAGGTATTGCCAGGGTAAGGAAAGGCCGCCAAAGTAATGTGCACCTTTTTGTAGATGCCATGAAGGTTTTTAACGGAACAAATGGTTTCAGCATTGCCGCACATCCTAATGCGATGTTCAGCGAATTCAGTACTAAAATTGCGGTTAATCTAACGCAGATGTTCAGTCATGACCATACCGAAAATTAG
- a CDS encoding YHS domain-containing protein encodes MKFIFPILILLSVFSMAATPIHNHSHQESKDPVCGMSVKKANSKYQSTYLDVLYDFCSASCKKSFDKKPERYLKKK; translated from the coding sequence ATGAAATTTATATTTCCTATCCTCATTTTGCTGTCGGTATTTTCTATGGCAGCTACTCCAATACACAACCACAGCCATCAGGAATCCAAAGATCCGGTATGTGGAATGTCGGTTAAAAAAGCAAATTCAAAATATCAGTCTACCTACCTGGACGTGCTCTACGATTTTTGCTCAGCCAGCTGTAAAAAGTCCTTCGATAAAAAGCCTGAACGCTATCTGAAAAAGAAATAA
- a CDS encoding outer membrane protein assembly factor BamD — protein sequence MFKIKHVLLLSFTIIALSVAGCKSRFEKLRLSNDVAKKYQEAMKLYNKKNYTKALVLFEDLAQKYRGRAEAEELNYYYALTLYYLKDYTTARYQFKSFADTYPTSKYAEECRYMGAYCYYLDSPDFPLDQANTYKAIDALQLFINLYPKSERVELASQYISNLRGKLETKAFDNAKLYYDLGGYDITNYKAAVIALKNAQIDFPDIKYADEMDMLIVKSQYLYAKNSYEFRQEDRYNEAIGYANEFIDAHPESKFLAEVKGLKSSSESGIIEAKRVMALTANEEKKYKALMEKDAKKDSSNNTNPTPLK from the coding sequence ATGTTTAAAATTAAACACGTTTTACTCTTAAGTTTCACCATCATAGCCCTTTCTGTTGCGGGTTGCAAAAGCCGTTTTGAAAAACTAAGGCTGAGTAACGATGTCGCCAAAAAATACCAGGAGGCGATGAAACTCTATAACAAAAAGAATTACACCAAAGCATTGGTCTTATTTGAAGACCTTGCACAAAAATACCGTGGCAGAGCTGAGGCCGAAGAATTAAACTACTATTACGCATTAACACTGTATTACCTTAAAGATTATACAACGGCGAGGTACCAGTTTAAATCCTTTGCAGACACCTATCCAACCAGTAAGTACGCAGAAGAATGCCGTTATATGGGCGCCTACTGCTATTATCTGGATTCACCGGATTTTCCGCTAGACCAGGCCAATACTTATAAAGCGATAGACGCATTGCAGTTATTTATCAACTTGTACCCAAAAAGCGAGCGTGTAGAACTGGCCAGTCAGTACATTTCAAATTTACGTGGAAAGCTGGAAACCAAAGCGTTTGACAATGCTAAATTATATTACGACCTTGGTGGCTACGACATCACCAACTATAAAGCGGCTGTAATCGCCTTAAAAAATGCACAGATCGATTTCCCGGACATTAAATACGCCGATGAAATGGATATGCTGATTGTAAAATCACAATACCTGTATGCAAAGAACAGTTACGAATTCCGTCAGGAAGACCGTTACAATGAAGCGATTGGTTATGCCAATGAATTTATAGATGCGCATCCGGAAAGTAAATTCCTGGCTGAAGTTAAAGGATTGAAGTCAAGCAGCGAATCTGGCATTATTGAAGCCAAACGTGTGATGGCACTGACTGCAAACGAAGAGAAAAAATACAAAGCATTAATGGAAAAAGATGCAAAAAAAGATAGTTCTAACAATACGAATCCAACACCCTTAAAATAA
- a CDS encoding DNA-directed RNA polymerase subunit omega → MSTTKHVIPNTTVTRNINDLDQKTENIYESLVIIAKRANQISNNIKEELHGKLAEFASSNDNLEEIFENREQIEISKHYERMPKPSLIAIDEFLNDKVYYRNPAKEQQ, encoded by the coding sequence ATGAGCACAACTAAACACGTTATACCGAATACTACAGTGACCAGGAACATCAATGACCTGGATCAGAAAACAGAGAACATATACGAGTCGTTAGTGATTATTGCTAAAAGAGCAAACCAAATCTCTAACAACATTAAAGAAGAGCTGCATGGCAAACTTGCGGAATTTGCTTCTTCAAATGATAACCTGGAAGAGATTTTCGAAAACAGAGAGCAAATCGAAATCAGCAAGCACTATGAGCGTATGCCTAAACCAAGCCTGATTGCGATTGATGAATTTCTGAACGATAAAGTTTACTACAGAAATCCAGCAAAAGAGCAACAATAG
- the coaBC gene encoding bifunctional phosphopantothenoylcysteine decarboxylase/phosphopantothenate--cysteine ligase CoaBC, producing MFSNKKIIIGVCGSIAAYKSASLVRLLVKAGADVRVILTADAAHFITPLTLSTLSKNPVYTRYYDPESGVWSNHVELALWADLILIAPASANTIAKMATGLCDNFLTAVYLSAKCPVYLAPAMDLDMWKHQSTRDNISRLLSFGNSIIEPNDGELASGLQGQGRMAEPEEIVAYLTSSLNQNLPLSGKKVMVTAGPTFEAIDPVRFIGNHSSGKMGFAIADQLAALGAEVTLITGPTAEKSKKPVRRIDVISAADMLAACTQEFKDSDITVMSAAVADYTPVNIATQKIKKQESEFSVELKKTTDILATLGNVKSAGQILVGFALETEHEEEHAIGKLKKKNLDLIVLNSLNDKGAGFKTDTNKITIFNQQFEKTVFEVKSKVEVAADICKEILKLV from the coding sequence ATGTTTAGCAATAAAAAAATCATCATTGGCGTTTGCGGCAGTATTGCGGCATACAAATCGGCCTCATTGGTACGGTTGCTGGTTAAGGCTGGCGCAGACGTCAGGGTAATTCTAACTGCAGATGCAGCACATTTTATTACCCCCCTTACCCTATCCACCCTTTCTAAAAATCCCGTTTACACCCGGTATTATGATCCTGAAAGCGGGGTATGGAGTAACCATGTGGAATTAGCCCTGTGGGCAGACCTCATCCTCATAGCCCCTGCCAGTGCAAACACCATTGCCAAGATGGCTACTGGATTATGTGATAACTTCCTGACTGCAGTTTACCTTTCAGCTAAATGTCCTGTTTATCTGGCTCCTGCCATGGACCTCGACATGTGGAAACACCAAAGTACACGCGACAACATTTCGCGCCTGCTGAGTTTTGGAAATTCTATTATTGAACCCAATGACGGAGAACTGGCCAGCGGATTACAAGGCCAGGGCCGCATGGCAGAGCCAGAGGAAATTGTGGCTTACCTGACATCAAGTCTAAACCAAAACCTGCCTTTAAGCGGTAAAAAAGTGATGGTTACAGCAGGGCCGACTTTTGAAGCCATAGACCCCGTGCGCTTTATTGGCAACCATTCATCAGGGAAGATGGGGTTTGCCATAGCCGATCAGCTTGCGGCGCTGGGTGCAGAAGTTACGCTGATTACCGGGCCAACCGCAGAAAAAAGCAAAAAACCTGTCCGCAGAATTGATGTCATCAGTGCAGCGGATATGCTGGCAGCTTGTACACAAGAATTTAAAGACAGCGACATTACCGTAATGAGCGCAGCTGTAGCCGATTATACCCCAGTAAACATCGCCACGCAGAAAATTAAAAAGCAGGAAAGCGAATTTTCTGTTGAACTTAAAAAAACGACCGACATCCTGGCCACTTTGGGCAATGTTAAATCTGCCGGACAAATCCTGGTGGGTTTTGCGCTCGAAACCGAACACGAAGAGGAACATGCCATTGGCAAACTGAAAAAGAAAAACCTCGACCTCATTGTGCTGAATTCACTGAACGATAAAGGTGCAGGATTTAAAACAGATACCAATAAAATCACTATCTTTAATCAGCAGTTTGAAAAGACTGTTTTTGAAGTAAAGTCTAAAGTTGAAGTTGCGGCAGACATTTGCAAGGAGATCCTAAAGTTAGTTTGA
- a CDS encoding DUF4835 family protein has product MKKFVLLIFMAFLGNLVYGQELNARIQILAPTVPNINKRNLDILQTTIRDFLNNNKWSTETYLQQERIDCNFVITLTAWDGSSGYKAEAQIQSSRPVYGTAYYSTILNLSDKDFDFSYNEGQPVDFSDQNYLSNLSSLLSFYAYTMIGLDKDSFSKMSGTPYYLKAQNILNIAQTGGNSGWKAFDGLRNRYWLNENLQNKGFDELRAFIYDYHYSGLDQMQESVSKGTKNILNLLPNLKQMDKQKLGSIFPNFYFASKADEIVNVMGTADAQDRIKAYNLLVEIDPANISKYEGLKLAR; this is encoded by the coding sequence ATGAAAAAGTTTGTACTCTTAATTTTTATGGCCTTTTTGGGCAATCTCGTTTACGGGCAGGAATTGAACGCGAGGATCCAAATCCTTGCGCCAACGGTCCCCAACATCAATAAAAGAAACCTTGATATCCTGCAGACCACCATCAGGGATTTCCTGAACAACAACAAATGGAGTACAGAAACCTATTTACAACAGGAACGCATTGATTGCAATTTCGTGATTACGTTAACCGCATGGGATGGCAGCTCAGGTTATAAAGCTGAGGCGCAAATTCAGAGCAGCAGACCGGTTTACGGAACGGCTTATTACAGTACCATTTTGAATTTAAGTGACAAAGACTTTGATTTTAGCTATAACGAAGGACAACCGGTAGATTTCTCTGATCAGAATTACCTGTCTAATTTAAGTTCCCTGCTGAGCTTTTATGCCTATACCATGATAGGATTGGATAAAGACAGCTTTAGTAAAATGAGCGGCACCCCCTATTACCTGAAAGCCCAAAACATCCTGAACATTGCCCAAACTGGTGGAAATTCGGGCTGGAAAGCTTTTGACGGACTTCGCAACAGGTACTGGCTGAATGAAAACCTGCAAAATAAGGGCTTTGATGAATTGAGGGCATTTATTTATGACTACCACTACAGCGGATTAGACCAGATGCAGGAAAGCGTAAGTAAAGGCACCAAAAATATACTGAATTTGCTGCCCAACCTTAAACAAATGGACAAGCAAAAATTAGGCTCTATTTTCCCTAATTTCTATTTTGCTTCCAAAGCAGATGAAATCGTAAACGTAATGGGAACCGCTGATGCACAAGACCGCATCAAGGCTTACAATTTATTGGTAGAGATTGACCCTGCCAACATCAGTAAATACGAAGGCCTTAAGCTGGCCCGCTAA
- the recN gene encoding DNA repair protein RecN produces MLQKLSIRNYALIDNLELELDKGLNIITGETGAGKSIMLGALSLILGQRAETKYFFNQEKKCVIEGFFKLSGTAAEALKTAFEEQDLDFQVESILRREISIDGKSRAFINDTPVTLTVMKQLGEKLIDIHSQHATMEVSDPGFQLAVVDTLSNHQLLLNRYRSEFKHYKNIQQQLKTMVLHAEEARARQDYEQFLFNELETVNLQPEEQEAQETELQTLNNAESIKRSLVNAYQLLSEQEASVLPILKEAIGQLQSVEKYNPAYEALNERLRSTLIELKDIAEETAALEEDIAFNPSRIEAINARLDTIYSLQQKHRVKSIAELIGIQEQLSNNLSLLLSGDEEIERLKVDIEKLKKQLESWAAELSASRSQAIAAAEEQVAEILLQVGMPNARIKIEQAKLEELNKDGQDQINLLFSANSGQAPAPVGKVASGGELSRLMLAIKSIMAKHTALPTLIFDEIDTGISGETALRVGKVIGQLEQNMQVVCITHLPQIAATGNAHYFVYKNEEGGRSTTGIRKLDKKERIAAIAEMLSGKNPATSALQNAKALLGL; encoded by the coding sequence ATGCTACAGAAACTTTCGATACGCAATTACGCCTTAATAGACAACCTGGAGCTTGAGCTGGACAAAGGCTTAAACATCATCACAGGGGAAACAGGAGCGGGAAAATCAATCATGTTAGGGGCCCTTTCACTAATTTTGGGTCAGCGCGCAGAAACCAAATACTTCTTTAACCAGGAAAAAAAATGTGTAATTGAGGGATTTTTTAAACTGAGCGGAACAGCTGCAGAAGCCCTGAAAACAGCATTTGAAGAACAAGACCTGGATTTCCAGGTTGAAAGCATTTTACGCCGGGAAATTTCTATTGACGGCAAATCCAGGGCTTTTATCAACGATACGCCTGTAACCCTTACCGTGATGAAACAGCTTGGGGAAAAACTTATTGATATCCATTCCCAGCATGCCACCATGGAGGTTAGTGATCCGGGATTTCAGCTTGCTGTAGTAGATACTCTGTCCAATCACCAGTTATTATTGAACCGGTACCGCAGCGAATTTAAACACTACAAAAATATACAGCAACAGCTGAAAACAATGGTACTTCATGCAGAAGAGGCACGAGCCAGACAAGACTATGAACAATTCCTGTTCAATGAACTGGAAACGGTCAACCTGCAGCCAGAGGAACAGGAGGCCCAGGAAACTGAGCTGCAAACCTTAAATAATGCGGAAAGCATCAAAAGAAGTCTGGTTAATGCGTACCAATTGCTGAGCGAGCAGGAGGCTTCGGTACTGCCCATCCTAAAAGAAGCCATCGGACAATTACAGTCGGTAGAGAAATACAATCCGGCTTACGAAGCCCTCAATGAACGCCTGCGGTCTACATTGATTGAGCTTAAAGACATCGCTGAGGAAACTGCCGCCCTGGAAGAAGACATCGCATTTAACCCTTCGAGGATTGAAGCCATCAATGCCAGGTTGGATACCATTTACAGTCTGCAACAAAAACACCGGGTAAAAAGCATTGCTGAACTGATCGGTATTCAGGAGCAATTGTCTAACAACCTCAGTTTACTGCTGAGCGGTGATGAGGAAATTGAGCGCTTAAAAGTTGATATTGAAAAGTTAAAAAAACAACTGGAAAGCTGGGCTGCCGAATTATCTGCCAGCCGCAGTCAGGCTATTGCTGCCGCAGAAGAACAGGTAGCTGAGATTTTGCTGCAAGTGGGCATGCCAAATGCCAGGATAAAAATTGAGCAGGCCAAACTGGAAGAACTGAACAAGGACGGCCAGGACCAGATCAACCTGTTGTTTTCGGCCAATAGCGGTCAGGCCCCTGCCCCGGTCGGCAAAGTAGCTTCCGGCGGAGAATTGTCACGTTTAATGCTGGCCATCAAATCTATCATGGCCAAACATACGGCATTGCCGACCCTGATTTTTGACGAGATTGACACCGGAATTTCCGGAGAAACCGCCTTGCGTGTAGGTAAAGTAATTGGACAGCTGGAGCAAAATATGCAGGTAGTTTGCATTACGCATTTACCACAAATTGCGGCCACCGGTAACGCCCATTACTTTGTTTATAAAAATGAAGAAGGCGGGCGCAGTACTACAGGCATTCGTAAACTGGACAAAAAAGAGCGCATCGCTGCCATTGCGGAAATGTTAAGCGGCAAAAATCCAGCTACATCTGCGCTGCAAAATGCTAAGGCACTGCTAGGGTTATAA